Genomic DNA from Kluyveromyces lactis strain NRRL Y-1140 chromosome C complete sequence:
GGGGATTTTCGCAGGAATTTCGAtaacaaaaagaacaaatttCCTTATCTGGAAAACAGTCACAAGAGGGTGCCGCTTCGTGCCTTGTTTAAAGTCTGTCCGATTTTTGTCTTACGCGTTGCAAGGCATTCGAGATGCTGTCCATGTAACTGTTCCAGTAGCCATCCTTATACATGTTGTTAATGGAATTTCCAGTTGGTGGCATAAGCCAGTAATTTACAGCTACATGAATATCATGGCTGTCTTTATTACCGTCTGTTGACCCAAAAGAAGTGACTTCATGAAACCATCCGGTAGGAAGGAATAGCATTTCACCAGGCTTCAAGTCTATTGTCGTCCGATGAGCTGTGAAAAATTTGGGCCATTTTTTCCTAgcaagttcttcaatattGTTTCTtaattcttgatcttctaTCTTGTCTAAATGAACCACGGTTGGTGGAATCGTAGAAAAGGAAGGCGGGTCTAATGTCGATTGATTATCGGTCGGCTTCTTGATGTCATTTTCCGATTCATTAGTTAGTATCATATTGTACTCTTTTCTATCTGGTTCTGGGATGTTTGGATCATCAAGCTTATACTGCGCATATTGTGTTTCAATAGCACCGTCGGCTCGTAGCTTATCCCATGTAGGTGCATTTTCGTTACGTTTGTAATTAATGATCCCAGTATCATATAAGTTGGCTACGTCTCCAACGGTGTACATCTTAGTGACATCTGACGGAGCAAACAAGGTAAACCTTTTACGGCCACTTACAGGAATATATATGTTATCGGCATGATCATGATGAAGTCCAGATGATGATCCACCTCCTGGAATATTTCGTCCAAGACCTAATTTTTCATCGTTCGGGTCGAAATTGCCAAGAAAACTTTGATCACTATCCTTTTCACTGGCAGATCCGACCCATATGTTTATTTGTTGGGGCACTAACTTCAAGAAGTGTAATTGCTCTGGAATTTCGTTTACTAACTTATCAAGCGGAGGTTGATATAGTTCCCTTACAGCAGCTAAATCGTCGGCACTTCCCTCTTCATTTCCATCATCACTGTCATCATTTTCTTGCATTTCCTCAAAATCATCGCGAAGgtcattgaaatttattGAATCCACAGAGCCCACTTCCGAAACGTCATCTGGAAACATATTTCTCCCACATTCAGCGGAGTCTTCCTCCTCCGATTCTTCGTCGTCATCTAACGGCGTCTCTTCCTCATCTTGTGAACCTTCTCCCTCTATTTCGTGCTCAGCATATTGGGTTGTCAAATATAAATCGTGATTACCATTTTGTAATTTGTCTATAAAATCATGAAACTTCATGAACACTCTTTTGCTGCCAGATCCGAATCCACCGTTTGATTTCTGCTCTATTTGCAACACTTCATTATCTAAcgtttctttgatattttccggtttcaaaagattccaattgaaatctttagATGCCTGATTAAATTTACACGgcttcctcttcttcacaTAATTCTCAAAAAAGtcttcaattccttcatttGTTGTCGGAATGGGGATTGAATCTAATCTAATTCCGTCTTCAAGTATCTTATACCCATGATAACCCGATTCAATCGATACGGATGCATCTTTCGGTTTTTTCAATCCGGAATCAACAATTTCCGTGCCTGACCGTTTAGACATTTCTGAACCTTAAACTTTGGAGATAAACCCTTCTGCTTATCCGTGCATCCAGTTAGATAAATTCCTTTTTACCTTATCTCATTATTCATATCATGGAGCATCTCTTGACCTTAGTACGAAATTTCAAGCCattattatcaaagaataatCAGCTTATCGCAGAGCgtgaaaaacaaaaaagaaaatttgaattattACAACTGGGACCAGATATTGACATTACCTTGAAGATTACAAGAAGTCAGGTCAGCCTACTTGAGATTCAAGCAATACAATGCACGGTTAAACAGAAGAACGTACGAGTAGAATATTAAAGATAGTGTTTCTAAACAATCGAGACAGGGGAATAAGCCACCCTTTGCACGGTGACCCTTCATTGCCAGCTATCTGGAATAACTGTATATTTTTTCGTATTGTAGGAAACTCTACTTTTATACGAAAACATTGTGCTTTAAATAGCTCGGAGAACATAAACATCCATCTGTGTACATGGCACGTGGATATGACGTacaatcttttctttcgaagccaaaaaaaaataaggTTTCCGGACAGAAATAT
This window encodes:
- a CDS encoding uncharacterized protein (conserved hypothetical protein), with product MSKRSGTEIVDSGLKKPKDASVSIESGYHGYKILEDGIRLDSIPIPTTNEGIEDFFENYVKKRKPCKFNQASKDFNWNLLKPENIKETLDNEVLQIEQKSNGGFGSGSKRVFMKFHDFIDKLQNGNHDLYLTTQYAEHEIEGEGSQDEEETPLDDDEESEEEDSAECGRNMFPDDVSEVGSVDSINFNDLRDDFEEMQENDDSDDGNEEGSADDLAAVRELYQPPLDKLVNEIPEQLHFLKLVPQQINIWVGSASEKDSDQSFLGNFDPNDEKLGLGRNIPGGGSSSGLHHDHADNIYIPVSGRKRFTLFAPSDVTKMYTVGDVANLYDTGIINYKRNENAPTWDKLRADGAIETQYAQYKLDDPNIPEPDRKEYNMILTNESENDIKKPTDNQSTLDPPSFSTIPPTVVHLDKIEDQELRNNIEELARKKWPKFFTAHRTTIDLKPGEMLFLPTGWFHEVTSFGSTDGNKDSHDIHVAVNYWLMPPTGNSINNMYKDGYWNSYMDSISNALQRVRQKSDRL